ACCAGGAGTACATCGAGCAGAAACTCGAGGAGCAGGAACGCGAAGAGATCTTCCGCATGAAGAAGATCAAGGACAAGAAGGAAGAAGAGGAGAAGGAAGCCGAGGAATCGGACGTGACCGAGGGCGAGCCGATCCCCGCGGACGACTGATCACTTACCCGCTTTCATCCCACTTCCCCTCTCGATTTCATGGACTGTGCTACCTGCGGCGGCGAGACGCTGCTCGTTTCCGCATCCGATCTCGGTGCGTATCTACCGGACGAGCCAGAAACCGTCGCCGTCTGTCGAACGTGTCTCACAGTCGCGCCCGCCGAGACCGACGCGACCGACGACCCCTCGGACGTTACAGCGCTCTCGACCGGGCTGCCCGACGATCCGGACACCGCGCTGGCGCTCGCGCTGTTGGTGACGCTCTGTGAGTCGCTCGCGTTGTATCGCTCGGAGATCGAGGATCTCGTCGAGCGCATCGAGCTCGCTGGCGTCGACCCGCTGTCGGCGCTCGACCACCTGCAGAACGATCCCACCGTCGATCTCGCACTCGACGTCGAGCGCCGGCGACACCAGCTCGTACAGCTGCTTCGGTAGCTTTCGGCGCGTTTAGACGCCGGTCTCGTAGCGGAGGATGCCTGCGATCCCGCCGAAGGCGTCGTAGAGCTGTTCGCCCTTTTCGAAGTCAGTCGAGATGAACTTCGTCTCGGTGCCGCGCTGTTCGGCGATCGCGATCAGGTGTTCGATGACGTCCTCGCGTTCCGTGACCTCGGCCTCGGAGCCGTCTTCACACTCGTGCTCGGGGGTCGAGTGACGCTGGTCGACGACCTCGTACTCCTCCTGTGCTCCACAGTCGTACGTGACGACGTCCTTGCGGAGGTCCTCGCTGATCAACAGGCGGTCGACCGACCCCATCACGAGGTTCCTGCGGGTGGGCTCGAAGCCGTAGGTCGCGAGCCCGCCATCGTGGAGCTGTTTGAAGAACTCCTCCATCTGGTTCTTGTCCTTCATCACCTCGGCGTCCGCGAGCGCGTCCTGGGCGGCGTCGACTAGGTCGTAGAGGCCGGACTCGTCGGTGTAGGAGACGTCGAATTTCCCGAGGACCTGATCCTGAAGCTCGTGGTGGAGGTAATCGCCGTCGAGGAACTCGTCTTTCGTGGGCGAGGGACCGCCGACAAGCACGCCCTCGAGGTCGTGGCGCTCGGGGACGAACAGGTCGTTTGCCATCCCTGCGACCTCCTGGTAGAAGTTGTCGATCGCCTCCAGGCGCAGGCGAGCGAACCGTTGGGCGGACTGGCCACCCTTTCGTTGCTTGCCCGGCACCAGCGAGGAGGCGGACTTGACGGGTTCGACGCGTTTACCCCGGAGCCAGCCGACGTTGGCCTCGCGCCTGTCGAGGACGACCAGGCCGTACAGCCCCTGGTCGGCGAGCATGTGCTCTAAGGGGTCGGTCAGGAAGTCGGAATCGCAGTGATATCGGAACGACTCGACGGGCTGGGGCGGGCTCTCTAACACTCGGGTGATCATCTCGGTCTGGCCGCCGCCCGAATCGACCGCACCGGAAAACAGCACCATGCCGTTCTCCGGCGGATAGGTATCGTAGTACTTCAGCCGGTCCTTGATGCTCGTCAGGGCGTCCTGGACGTTCGTCCGGGTCTGTTTGGACTTGATGTTCGAGGCCTCGGAGTGTTCCTGGGTGATGTGGGCGGCCACGTCGGAGACCTGTCTGTCGTCGGGGACGTAGATCGTCACCAGCTGGGTGCCCGACCCCTCGAAGTCGTTCAGCTCCTCGATCACCCGCCTGAACTCGTATTTCTTCCTATCGGACTCCTCCGTGTCCTGACCACTCATTACTGTATATAGCCCGTCCAGCCGGTAAGTACCCTTTGACCGGGCGTGTTGTCCCCTTCGGCGGGGGCATCGACCGGCCGTCTCACATCGACTCGGGCGCTTCGACCCCGAGAACCGAGAGGGCGTTTGCGATGGTGTGGCGCGACGCCGCCACGAGTGCGAGGCGTGCCTCGGTGAGCGCCTCGTCCTCGGAGAGCACCTGACACTCCCGGTAGAAGGCGTTGAACGTTTCGGCGAACTCGCGGGTGTAGGTTGCGACCTGATGGGGCTGGCGGTCCTCCGCTGCGGATTCGATCACGGCCGGGAACCGTGCGATCACCTCGATCAGGTCCCGTTCTTCGGGGCTGTCGAGCAACGCGGGATCGACCGTACCGGGTTCGCCGTCCGCCTCACCGAGGATCCCACAGGTCCGGGCGTGGACGTACTGGACGTAGGGGGCCGACTGGGCCTCGAAGTTCAGCGCGCGATCCCACTCGAAGGTGATCGCCTTCGAGGGCTGTTTCGAGACGATGTCGTAGCGAACCGCACCGATCCCGACCTGCCGGGCGATGCGCTCGATGTCGTCCTCGGTGAGGTCGTCGTCGCGGATCCGGTCGTCGAGCCGGGTTTCGACCTCCTCGCGCGCACGGGAAACCGCCTCGTCGAGCAGGTCGTCGAGGTCGACACCCGTGCCCGCGCGGGTGCTCATCTTGCCCTCCGGGAGGTTGACGTAGGAGTAAAACATCGAATCCAACCGGTCGGTGTCGTTGCCGAGCAGATCGAGCGCGGCGGCCAGTTGCTGTGCTTGCAGCTTGTGGTCCTCGCCCAACACGGTCACCGCGTGGTCGTACTCGTCGAACTTCCACTCGTGGTGGGCCAGATCGCGGGTCGTATAGAGCGAGGTACCGTCCGAGCGCAGGAAGACGAGGTTCTTCTCGAAGTCGGGCAAGTCGAGCTGCCAAGCGTCCTCCTCGTAGACCGCCTCGTCGAGGGCCTTGAGCCGGGTAACGAGGTCCTCGACGCTCCCATCGCGGATGAAACGTGTCTCCTTGACGAACTCGTCGAACTCGGCGGGCAGTCGCGAGAGGGACTCGCGCATCCCGCCCAGTACCGTGTCGACGACGTGTTCGACCCGCTCGTAGGTCGCCTCGTCGCCCTCCTCAAGCCCCTGCATGATCGACTGGATCTCGGCTTCGGCGGCCTCGACCTCCTCCTCGGGGGCCTCCTCCAACACTCGATTCCCCTTGCGGTAGTACCGAACCAGGTCGTAGTCGGCCTTTTCGCGGTCGGGTTCCGGGAGGTCGCCCTCCTCGAACGTCTCGTAGGCCCAGGTGAAAACGGCCATCTGGCGGCCCGCATCGTTGACGTAGTAGTGGCGCTCGACGTCGTTGCCCGCGAAATCCAGCAGCCGGGCGATCGAATCCCCGATGATCGGGTTGCGCGCCCGGCCGACGTGGACCGGTCCGGTGGGGTTCGCACTGGTATGCTCGACGACCACCTCCTTCCCGGTTGGTTCGAGCCGGCCGTAGCTCCCTTCGCGGGCGGTTTCGAGGGTTTCCCCGTAGTAGGCGTCGCTCGCGTGGAAGTTGACGTATGGCCCCTGTGTCTCGACGCCCGCGAGGTACTCATAGCCCTCGACGCCGATCGCTTCGGCGAGTTCTCCGGCGACCTCTGGGGGGGCCTTTCCGGCTTCGCCGGCGAGTCGGAAGGCGACGCTCGATGCGAGGATCGCCTCGACGTCTTCGGGCGGTTCTTCGAGCCCGAGATCACCGGTCGGCAGCGAGAGCGCCGTGAGCGCCTCCGTGAGCGCTTCGGCGGCCTCCTCACGGAACGAAAGGAACATACTCGCCGTTCAGGAGCGTCGAATAAAGCCGTTTTCAATCGGCGAGACCGGCGAGTTCGCCGGCGGGTTCGAGCGCGATCAGAGGGTCTCGGACGCTGGAGACCTCGACTGCGTCCATACGGTACGTACGTGGTGGCTGCCGCCCGGAGTTCCGGTTCCGGTTCCGGTTACAAAGCGGCGGGACTAGTAGGGCATCTCGTCGATGAGCACGACCGCCTCGCCGTCGATCAGCGTCGCGCCGTCGGCGGTCGTGACGTTCGCGGCCAGCCGGTACTTGTCCTCACCGAGGTCCTCGACGATCTCGCAGCGCGCGGTCAGAACGGAGCCGATCTGCGCCGGTCCCTTGAACTCCATGCTCTCCGAGAGGTAGATCGTCAACCCCGGCAGGCGCGCGAGGGCGGCGCTGATCAGTCCGGCGACCAGCGTCCCGTGGACGATTCGCCCGCCGAAACGCGACTTCTCGGCGAAGCGCTGGTCGAGATGCAGGCGGTTGGTGTCGCCGCTTGCCTGTGCGAAGGCGTGGACGTCCCTGTCGGTCAGGGGTTTCGTGAACTCGACGTACTCGCCGACGGCGAGGTCCTCCCTGGTGTCGACAGAGCGCTCCATCGACCAGTCGGTAGAACCGTACGTCAGCGAAGTGATCGGGGCGGGATCCTGTTCAGCTTCGGCGGGCGAAGAGAGACCCATCCCCGCGAGGATCGCTCGATTGGCCTCGACGTAGCTGTTGACGACGTGTTTCGAGGCGTCCGACCACGAATCGACGAACTCACCCATCGGCGTCTCCTCGCCGCTTTCGCTCTCGCTCATCGGTTCCCTCCTCTGAGAACGGAGGGTTGTGGACGACACGTGGACCGAACAGTGTGTGCCATATATACCCATGGTGGCAGGATCACCTTAAGTACATTGAACCTAAACGGGGCGCTTTTCAGGGCGCCCCACCAACGGAGTTCCCATGAGCGGCCCGAAGCAGGTGTCCTCTCCGGACTACCACAGCGAGAACCACACCGCCGCCCAGACCTGCGGGTGGACTGCCAACGCCTTGCGGGGCGAGGGAAAGTGCTACAAATACGCCTTCTATGGTATCGAATCCCATCGCTGCATCCAGATGACGCCCGTCGTCAAGTGCAACGAGCGGTGTGTCTTCTGCTGGCGCGATCACCAGGGTCACGCCTACGAACTCGGCGACGTCGAGTGGGACGATCCCGAGGCCGTCGTCGACGCGAGCATCCGGCTCCAGAAGAAACTGCTCTCGGGCTTCGGCGGCAACGACGAGGTCCCACGGGAGGTCTTCGAGGAGTCGATGGAGCCACGGCACGTCGCCATCTCGCTCGACGGTGAACCCACGCTCTATCCGTATCTGCCGGAACTCATCGACGCCTTCAGTGATCGAGGAATCACCACGTTCCTCGTCTCCAACGGGACCGACCCCGAGATGCTCGCGCGCTGTGATCCCACCCAACTCTACGTCAGTGTCGATGCCGCCGAGCGCGCCACGTTCGACCGGGTCGTGCGGTCGGTCGAGGACGACGCCTGGGAGCGGTTGATCGACACGATGGACGTCCTCGCCGGGAAAGACGACACCCGGACTGTCCTCCGAACGACGCTCGTCGGCGGCGAGAACATGCATGACCCCGACTGGTACGCCGCCTTTTATGACAGAGCCGACCCCGACTTCGTCGAACTCAAAGCCTACATGCACGTTGGCCATTCACAGGGCCGACTCGACCGTTCTGCGATGCCGGACCACGAGGACGTGGTTGCGTTCGCCGAGGACGTTCGGGAGTACATGCCCGACCACGAGTACCTCAACGACGTGCCGGTCTCGCGGGTCGCGCTGCTCTCGAAGACCGAGGAGACGTGGGTGCCGAAGTTGAAGAAAGGAAGCGAGTTCTGGGAGGACGACCCGCTCGCGGCCGACTAGCATCTCATTTCCGGTACGCATCCCAAACACGATACGCTTATACCGAACGTTCCCGAAGCCCGAGGTATGTCCCAAACCGCGGTACGGGGAATCGAGTCCGACGAACTCCTCGCCCTCCGGCAGTTGGGGTTGGACGGCGCGCTCTCGGGGGAGGCGAAGATCTCGTGTTCGGCACTCGCCGACAGGTTAGAGACGTCGAGTCAGACCGCTTCTAGGCGATTACAGGCGCTCGAAGCCGCCGATCTGATCGACCGGGAAACGATCACGGACGGCCAGTGGATCGCAATCACCGAGGCCGGCGAGCGTGCGCTCCGTGCGGAGTACGACGCCTACCGGCGCCTCTTCGAGGGACGGTCGAGCGTCGCCCTCGAGGGGCGCGTTACGGGCGGGATGGGTGAAGGGAAACACTACATCTCGCTTCCGGGCTACATGGCGCAGTTCGGCGATCGACTGGGCTACGAGCCGTTCCCGGGCACTCTGAACGTCGACCTCGACGAGGAGAGCCTCCGGCGACGCGGTGCGATGGAGGCGTTCGAGCCGATCCACATCGACGGTTGGGAGGACGAGGACCGAACCTACGGGCCCTGTGTCTGTTATCCGGCGACCGTCGTCTCCGATTCGGAGACCGAATACGACGGGGCCCACGTAATCGCCCCTGAGCGCACCCATCACGACGAGGACCAACTCGAACTGATCGCGCCGGTGAAACTCCGCGATGAACTCGGACTCGCCGACGGGGATCGCGTCACCGTCCGGGTGGAAGAGAAATGACTCAACGACAGACGAACTCGGCGAAACGGGCCGTCGAGGCGTTTCGCGCCGGCTCGCCCGTGTTGATCCACGACGCCGCAGAGCGCGAGGGCGAGACCGACCTGATCTACCCCGCAGGCGCGGTCAATCCCGCGGACGTCGCGCGGATGCGAAACGACGCCGGCGGGCTGGTCTGTGTCGCACTCTCCTCGAGCGTGGCCGATACCCTCGACCTCCCGTTCGTTCAGGACGTACTCGACCACCCGACTGCGAACGACCACGATCTGGCCTACGACGACCGTTCGTCGTTCTCGCTCACCGTCAACCACCGCGACACCCGGACGGGGATCACCGACGCCGACCGCGCGCTGACGATCACGGCGCTTGCAGAGGCCGCAAGCGACCCCGATCCCGACGGGTTCGCGGAGACGTTTCGCGCACCGGGTCACGTCCACCTGCTGCGAGCCGCCGAGGGATTGCTCAACGATCGCGAGGGCCACACCGAGTTCGGCGTCGCGCTCGCAGAGGCTGCGGACCTGCCGCCCGCGGTCGTCGTCTGCGAGATGCTTGATGACCATACGGGCGAAGCGCTCTCGCCCGCTGACGCGCGGGCGTACGCCGAGCGCCACGACCTCCCCTACCTCGAGGGGCGGGACCTGCTCGGAACGCTCCGCTGACCCGTTCCATCGACCGTGAGGAAACCGCACACTCATTACGGCGGGGTTCGACCGGTCGGATATGGGATTCGACGAGATGGACGTCGATACGATCTGGATGGACGGCGAGTTCGTCGACTGGGACGACGCCCAGATCCACGTCCTGAGCCACGGACTCCACTACGGTACCGGCGTCTTCGAGGGGATCCGTTGTTACGACACCGAGGAGGGCCCGGCGATCTTCCGCTGGGACGAACACGCGAAACGACTCTACGACTCGGGCCAGCCCTACGGACTCGAGATCGACCACGAGCCCGAGGAACTCGAGGAGGCGACCAAGGAACTCATTCGCCGCCAGGAACTCGAATCGTGTTACATCCGTCCGATCGCTTTTTATGGGTACGACAGTCTGGGCGTGGGCCCGGGGGATTGTCCCACCCGGATCGCGATCGCGGCGTGGCCGTGGGGGGCGTATCTCGGCGAGGAGGCCATCGAGGAAGGCGTCGAGGTGAAAGTCTCCTCGTGGCGCAAACACGCCTCGAGTCAGATCCCCACCAACGCCAAGACCACCGGGCTGTACGTCAACAGCATGCTCGCGGGCGAGGAAGCCCGCCGTGAGGGCTACGTCGAGGCGCTCGTCTTGAACAAGGAGGGTAACGTCGCGGAAGGTCCCGGCGAGAACCTCTTTCTGGTCCGCGACGGCGAACTCTACACGCCCGGGCTTTCGGAGAGCATCCTCGACGGCATCACCCGAAACAGCGTCATCGAAATCGCCCGCGATCTGGGGTATACCGTCCACGACGAGGTGACGATCAGCCGTGGTGAGCTTCACACCGCCGACGAACTGTTCTTTACGGGCACCGCCGCGGAGGTCACGCCGATCAAGCAGGTCGACAACGTCACGGTCGGTGAACGTGGGCCCGTCACCGAGGAGATCCAGTCGCGATTCTTCGACGTCGTCGAGCGCCGGACCGACGACTACGACGACTGGTTCAGCTACGTCTGAAACGCCGCTCTAGCTGCTGTCATTTCAGCGACCGACCCACTTGAGTACCAGCAGGGTTCCCTCGAAGAGGGTGACCATCGTCAGCGCGATGATGATGGGTGCCATGCCGGTCGGATCAGGACTGGAGACGAACGCCAGCCCCAGAAACGCCCCCCAGAAGTACAGGCGCTTGTCGGTGAGCCACTGTCTGGTGGTGATTCCCATCATGATCGCGAGCATGATGATCAGCGGGATCTGGAAAACGATGGCGAGATAGGCGATCAGGATCAACATCAGCCCGAAGGTATCGCCCAGCCCGAACGCGATCTCCCCGGCGTCTTGCGAGTAGGTGAGGAAGTAGGTGAAGACGGCGGGCAGGACCACGAAGTACGCGAAGAGCACGCCGACGACCGCGAGCACGAGGCTCGTCGGGACGGCCGCGAGGTAGTACTTGCGCTCGTTTTTATAGAGGCCGGGGCGCATGAACCGGTAGGTCTGATAGACCATCACCGGCAGCGCGATGATCAGTCCCCCTAGACTGGCGACCTTGATCCGCGCGAGGACGAACTCGAGGGGACCGTAGACGCGAGGCTGGGCGACGTTGCCCTCCGGCAGCACGGAGTACCACAGAAAGGTGATGAGCTCGTCGGCGAGCGGGAAGACGACGATGCTGACCGAGCCGGCGACGACGATGACGATCGCCAGCCGTTTTATCATCTCCTCGATGTGATCGGCGAGCGGCATCTCCTGGTCCTCGCTGGGCGCGGAGATGCCCCCGACGTCACCCTCGTCGCCCGTGGCGGCGGCTGTCGAGGTTCCGCCGTCAGCGACGAGATCGTCGGCACGCTGCTCGCCCATTCACCGGGAATACGTGTCCCCTCGGTTATAGGCTTTCTTTCTCGGACCTATCGGCGGACATCGAGAGAACAAGATTGATAACTATCTGTCGGCTATCGTCGGTGAATGTCGAGTTCGATCGTCGACGAGGACACCGCCCGGAGTCTCGACAGCGGGCGACAGACGATCGGCGCGGTACTGTCGACGATCCAGACCCATCTCCAGAAGGTCTTCATCATCTTCGTCGTCGGTTTCCTGGGCACCTTCTACGCACTGCGGGCCGTCGTCTGGGACTGGCTGCGTGCGGTCACCGAATCGGAGATGCCCGCTCAGGTCGCCGCACAACACGAGATCATCGTCACGACGCCCTTCGAGGTAATTCTGCTACAGGCGAAGATCGGGATCGTCGCGGGGATTATCATCGCCATCCCGCCCCTGTTGTACCTCTCCCGGCACGAACTCAGAGCCCGCGGCTACTGGCCCCAGACCCCGATCGCGCGCTGGAAGCTCGTCGGTATCGTGCTCATGTCTATCTCGCTGTTCGCCGCCGGCGTCGCCTATGCCTACGGTCTCTTTTTCCCGCTCATTCTCGGCTTCCTCGCGGAGTTCTCCTACAACGTCGGGATCGATCCGACCTGGTCGATCGTCATGTGGACGGAGCTTCTCGTTTTGTTGACGATCTCCTTCGGGCTCGCCGCCCAGTTGCCGCTCGCGATGACCTCGCTCGCCTACGCCGAGATCGTCCCCTACGAGACCTTCCGGGACAAGTGGAAACACGCGATCGTCGGGATCTTCGTCTTCGGCGCGATGTTCTCGCCGCCGGATCCGATCTCCCAGATCATGTGGGCGCTGCCGTTGATCGTGCTGTATGCCTTCAGTCTCGGAATGACGCGCTTCATCGTCACGCTCAAACGCGGCGGACGGGCGAACGTCGGGCGGACGGTCAAACGGAACGTCGGCACGCTGTTCGGCATCCCGCTGTTGCTCGCGACGGGGCTGTACGCCGCGCTCGTCTCCGGGCTCCTCACGTACACCACCCAACGGTTCCTCCTGCCGCGCGACATCGTCCTGCCCGAGGCACGCTGGCTCCAGGAGCTGCTCGGTGTCCCCCAGCAGGTCGCGCTCGCGGTCGGGGCCGCGGCGATCCTGTTCGTTTTCGTCTTCCTGCTCGTCGGCTTCTACCTGCTCGTGAGCTCCGTCGAGGAGGCACCTGCGGGTTCGACCGGCCGGATGGGCGATCCCGGTGCGATCGACCTCTCGACGCTCGATGCGACCGGCATCGAGGCGGCACCCGCGGCGGCCTTCGAGGAACTCACCGAAAAGGAGGCCCTCGCGCTCGCCCGCGACGCGATGGAGGCGGACAACCCCGAGAAGGCCCAGGCGATCCTCGACCGGTTCGACGCGGTTCACGGGACCGACGACAGCGAAGGAACGACGGCCGAGGCCGTCGGCGATACCGAGGGCGAGGCGGCGAATGCGGACACTGACGCTACCGATGACGATGAGGACGAGGACGTCGGCGGAGTCCTGACGGGGACGGCCTCCGGGATGTTCGCGGCGTTCTCCGACGAGAAGGACGAGGACGACATCGGCGGCTACATCTACGACGTCAAGTATATCGCCGACAGCCTCCGTTCGCGGCTGCTGTGGATCTTCGCGGTCTTCGGGCTCGCCCTCATCGGCGTGTTCACCTTCTTCTACATGGGCGGGGTCCGCATCATCACCCAGGACTTCGTCTCGCGGATGCCACGGGCGGTCGTCAGCATCGACGACATCCGTATCATCGACCTCCACCCCGTCGAAACGCTGATCTTCATCATCAAGGTGAGTACGCTCGCGGGCGCGCTCGCCGTCCTCCCGATGGTGATCTACTACGCTTGGCCGGCGATGAAAGAGCGCGGTCTGACGACGGGCCAGCGCTCGGTCGTCTACGAGTGGACCATCACCATCGCGCTCGCGCTCGGGATCGGAACCTTCCTCGGCTACTACTACATCGCCCCCGGCCTGATCGGCTTTCTCGTCTACGACGCGGTCCAGGGTGGAATGCTCATCTCCTATCGGATCAGCAAGTTCTCGTGGCTGATCATCTACACCACCGTCGGCGTCGGTCTGCTCGCCTGTGTCCCGCTCACGATGTGGATGCTCTTTCGGGGGAAAGTCGCCTCGTACGGCGCGATGCGAAACCGTTGGCGAGAGGTGACGATCGCCGTCTTCGCGGTCGCCGGACTGGTCACGCCCGTCAGCGTGCTGACGATGTTCATCGTCGCGATACCGACCATGCTGGCTTACGGACTCGGCCTCGGAGGACTCTGGGCCATCACCCTCGGCGGGCGGCGCGACTTCGGCGAGGAAGTCGTCGAAACCGACGGCGGGAACGCCCGGTGGCTCGCGCTCATCGTCGCCGCGCTCGTGCTGGTCGGCGGGGCGGTCGCGATGACCGGCGGGATCGGAGCGCTCGTCTCGGAGGACGGTCGGATCGCCGGGATGCTCAACGACACCAACGAAGGGGAAATCGACGAGAACGCCTCGGCCGACCCGGCCGACCGACCGGATACGAACGGCACAAACGATAATAACGCGTCCGGCGACGCCAACGACACTCCGCCCGAGGACAACGATTCGGCTGTCGACGAGGACGGGAGCACGAACGACACGACCGATACCGGCGGGAACGATACGGAAACGAACGACGCGGCCGAGGAAAACTCGACACCGACTGAGAACGAGTCCAGCGACGAGGAGGATGACGACGGAGCGGGAATCGACCTTCGCGAGCCGCTCGACGGTTGACGGGTACGGCTTTTTTATTGCTCGCCGGGCGCGGCGTCCTCCGCGATCGCCAGCGAGAAGGGGATATCCGGCGCCGCTTCGGGTGCGTTCTCCGGTTCGAGGTATCCAACGCCGAACCCACTGTAAACGCTGCCTGCCTCGGGTTCGATCCGGAAGCGTGCGAGGGGGTCGTCGTCGCCCACCTCGTGGATGCCGACGATGGTCTCGCCGGCCGGGATCTCCGTGTAGTCCCCTTCGCCGAACTCCAGCCCTTCGATGGCGCGCTCGCCCTCGATCGAGACGTCGACCGCCGGGGCGTCCGGCGAGGCGTGGATCGCCCGGATTCGGGCGTTGCCC
This is a stretch of genomic DNA from Halalkalicoccus subterraneus. It encodes these proteins:
- a CDS encoding twin-arginine translocase subunit TatC, with product MSSSIVDEDTARSLDSGRQTIGAVLSTIQTHLQKVFIIFVVGFLGTFYALRAVVWDWLRAVTESEMPAQVAAQHEIIVTTPFEVILLQAKIGIVAGIIIAIPPLLYLSRHELRARGYWPQTPIARWKLVGIVLMSISLFAAGVAYAYGLFFPLILGFLAEFSYNVGIDPTWSIVMWTELLVLLTISFGLAAQLPLAMTSLAYAEIVPYETFRDKWKHAIVGIFVFGAMFSPPDPISQIMWALPLIVLYAFSLGMTRFIVTLKRGGRANVGRTVKRNVGTLFGIPLLLATGLYAALVSGLLTYTTQRFLLPRDIVLPEARWLQELLGVPQQVALAVGAAAILFVFVFLLVGFYLLVSSVEEAPAGSTGRMGDPGAIDLSTLDATGIEAAPAAAFEELTEKEALALARDAMEADNPEKAQAILDRFDAVHGTDDSEGTTAEAVGDTEGEAANADTDATDDDEDEDVGGVLTGTASGMFAAFSDEKDEDDIGGYIYDVKYIADSLRSRLLWIFAVFGLALIGVFTFFYMGGVRIITQDFVSRMPRAVVSIDDIRIIDLHPVETLIFIIKVSTLAGALAVLPMVIYYAWPAMKERGLTTGQRSVVYEWTITIALALGIGTFLGYYYIAPGLIGFLVYDAVQGGMLISYRISKFSWLIIYTTVGVGLLACVPLTMWMLFRGKVASYGAMRNRWREVTIAVFAVAGLVTPVSVLTMFIVAIPTMLAYGLGLGGLWAITLGGRRDFGEEVVETDGGNARWLALIVAALVLVGGAVAMTGGIGALVSEDGRIAGMLNDTNEGEIDENASADPADRPDTNGTNDNNASGDANDTPPEDNDSAVDEDGSTNDTTDTGGNDTETNDAAEENSTPTENESSDEEDDDGAGIDLREPLDG